The following are encoded together in the Pseudomonadota bacterium genome:
- a CDS encoding glycosyltransferase family 2 protein produces the protein MKPLTVAISYSPEPFFEKILLEFVKSDLVENIIVISQEDIHVNVPGCSILTTGTLLSQETLEIIFGNIRTKYLVLVSEPLHISLEPDALKNIMEASAYAKAGIVYTDFYNEDKQGRDLHPLNDYQSGSVRDDFDFGAMMLFFVPAVKNTLEKYGPVPHVKFAGLYAIRLKVSIDYPVYHLNEPLYSVIKKDSASGIEKIFNYVDPRNVVVQKEMETVFTDYLKKINAYVPPHCLRDTARESQLFPVEASVIIPVRNREATIAEAVKSALSQKTDFSFNIIVVDNHSTDRTTVVLSDLAREHSALKHIIPARTDLGIGGCWNEAMYSKNCGRYAVQLDSDDLYNSPHTLAKIVRTLREGNYAMAIGSYTIVNFDLEEIQPGLIDHREWTDENGHNNALRINGLGAPRAFDTGLMRTIGFLNVSYGEDYAAALRICREYRIKRIYESLYLCRRWPGNTDAALAIVDTNRNDAFKDKVRTDEILARQKMNRGD, from the coding sequence ATGAAGCCTCTTACCGTAGCCATTTCTTACAGCCCGGAACCTTTTTTTGAAAAAATCCTCCTTGAGTTCGTAAAATCGGACCTCGTAGAAAATATCATTGTTATCAGTCAGGAAGATATTCATGTTAATGTGCCTGGATGTAGTATACTTACAACCGGCACTCTTTTATCTCAGGAAACGCTTGAGATTATCTTTGGCAATATCCGAACGAAATATCTGGTGTTGGTATCTGAGCCCCTGCATATTTCTCTTGAACCTGATGCTCTGAAGAACATTATGGAAGCATCCGCATACGCAAAGGCAGGTATAGTTTATACGGATTTTTACAATGAAGACAAACAGGGCAGGGATCTCCATCCGTTAAATGATTATCAGTCAGGAAGTGTCCGCGATGATTTTGATTTTGGCGCCATGATGCTCTTTTTCGTTCCTGCTGTAAAGAACACCCTGGAAAAATACGGCCCCGTGCCGCATGTAAAATTTGCCGGTCTCTATGCCATCCGGCTCAAGGTTTCCATAGATTATCCTGTTTATCATCTGAATGAGCCTCTCTATTCTGTAATCAAAAAAGATTCGGCATCCGGTATTGAAAAGATATTTAACTATGTTGATCCGAGAAATGTTGTTGTCCAGAAGGAAATGGAAACTGTCTTTACCGATTATCTGAAGAAAATAAATGCCTATGTGCCGCCGCATTGCTTAAGAGATACCGCGCGAGAGTCTCAATTATTCCCTGTAGAGGCTTCAGTTATTATACCCGTACGAAACCGTGAAGCAACAATTGCCGAAGCTGTAAAAAGCGCTCTTTCGCAGAAGACGGATTTTTCATTCAATATTATTGTTGTAGATAATCACTCCACAGACAGGACGACGGTTGTTCTCTCCGATTTGGCCAGGGAGCATTCTGCCCTCAAACATATTATACCCGCAAGGACTGACCTTGGAATAGGCGGGTGCTGGAATGAGGCTATGTATAGCAAAAACTGCGGGCGTTATGCTGTCCAGCTTGATTCGGACGATCTGTACAACAGCCCTCATACACTTGCAAAAATCGTCCGAACGCTTCGCGAAGGCAACTATGCCATGGCAATAGGTTCCTACACTATCGTTAATTTTGATCTTGAAGAGATCCAGCCGGGGCTCATAGACCACCGTGAATGGACCGATGAAAACGGTCACAACAATGCACTGCGCATTAACGGTCTTGGTGCACCGAGGGCATTTGACACCGGTTTGATGCGTACTATAGGTTTTCTCAATGTAAGTTATGGCGAAGACTATGCTGCTGCACTGAGAATATGCAGAGAATACCGGATCAAGAGGATCTATGAAAGCCTGTATCTTTGCAGACGCTGGCCGGGGAATACTGACGCTGCGCTTGCAATAGTTGATACAAACCGCAATGATGCCTTTAAGGATAAGGTCAGGACCGATGAAATTCTTGCCAGACAGAAAATGAACCGGGGAGACTGA
- a CDS encoding DUF4922 domain-containing protein: protein MLNRIYASFDGEQSQKPLPEICLELLSEQKNTWPECCLGYASLERIKIREIACNGFIVRVQHNPGRIKSTLADVKEKEIKQRPCFLCPGNLPAEQKGILYRNEYLILCNPAPVFSSHFTICNKEHRPQSIAEHLDIFLQLMVDLGSDWTVLYNGPECGASAPDHLHFQAVPSGQMPVETEITGEESFIKVRQVDNVLLSRASNIGREAFILEGDNPATLEGIFKEILSILKRHLSIEKEPMVNIAGFYSAKRLCIVIFPRSRHRPDAFFRKGDDQLMISPAVVEMGGILVTPVEKDFSVLNASIAEGIFREVSLDGEIMDRIIDSIKRDI, encoded by the coding sequence ATGTTGAATCGGATTTATGCCTCTTTTGACGGGGAACAAAGCCAGAAGCCTCTTCCGGAAATTTGCCTTGAACTTCTGTCTGAACAGAAAAATACCTGGCCCGAATGTTGCCTGGGCTATGCATCGCTGGAGCGTATTAAAATACGGGAAATAGCCTGTAATGGTTTTATAGTGCGCGTCCAGCACAATCCTGGAAGAATAAAAAGCACTCTGGCTGATGTTAAAGAAAAAGAGATAAAGCAGCGACCCTGTTTCCTGTGTCCCGGCAATCTTCCTGCAGAGCAGAAAGGTATTCTCTATCGGAATGAATATCTGATACTATGTAATCCTGCGCCTGTTTTCTCTTCCCATTTTACCATTTGCAATAAAGAACATAGACCACAGTCTATTGCTGAACATTTAGATATTTTTCTTCAGCTGATGGTTGACCTTGGCAGCGACTGGACAGTTCTCTATAACGGGCCTGAATGCGGCGCCTCTGCACCGGATCACCTTCATTTCCAGGCAGTCCCGTCCGGACAGATGCCTGTGGAAACTGAAATTACAGGAGAGGAAAGTTTTATCAAAGTTCGACAGGTTGACAACGTCTTATTGTCACGGGCAAGCAATATTGGACGGGAAGCTTTTATATTGGAAGGGGATAACCCGGCAACACTTGAAGGGATATTCAAGGAAATTCTCTCAATATTAAAAAGACATCTTTCTATCGAAAAGGAGCCAATGGTAAATATCGCCGGTTTCTATAGTGCAAAAAGATTGTGTATTGTGATCTTCCCCCGTTCCAGGCACCGTCCCGACGCTTTTTTCAGGAAAGGGGACGACCAGCTTATGATAAGCCCTGCGGTAGTCGAAATGGGAGGTATATTAGTTACCCCTGTGGAAAAGGATTTTAGCGTCCTCAATGCATCAATTGCAGAAGGCATATTCCGGGAAGTATCTTTAGATGGTGAGATCATGGACAGGATTATTGATTCTATAAAACGGGATATCTGA
- a CDS encoding ferritin family protein yields MDEKERLNALETALKNESSEREFYLKNAEKTNNPLGKAMFKRIADDELEHYERLKELHEKWEKQDKWPETIPLKVNNTNIKEILTNTLKNIDKTAKPDAGDLEAIKIAADFEDKGAQFYRQLCNAVTNPREKEFFELLAMIENEHFLSLKDAEEYFTDPASWFMKAEHHSFDGG; encoded by the coding sequence ATGGATGAAAAAGAACGGCTTAATGCATTGGAAACAGCATTAAAAAACGAGTCTTCTGAGCGTGAATTCTATCTCAAAAATGCTGAGAAGACTAATAACCCTCTCGGCAAAGCAATGTTTAAAAGAATAGCCGATGATGAACTTGAGCACTATGAACGCTTAAAAGAGCTTCACGAAAAATGGGAAAAACAGGATAAATGGCCGGAGACCATACCGCTTAAGGTTAATAACACGAATATAAAAGAAATTCTTACCAATACACTAAAGAACATTGACAAAACAGCCAAACCCGATGCAGGCGACCTTGAAGCAATAAAAATCGCCGCTGACTTTGAAGATAAAGGGGCGCAATTCTACCGCCAATTATGCAATGCAGTGACAAATCCGAGGGAAAAAGAGTTTTTTGAGCTTCTTGCCATGATAGAGAACGAACACTTCCTTTCCTTGAAAGATGCGGAAGAATATTTTACTGATCCGGCTTCATGGTTCATGAAAGCAGAACACCATTCCTTCGACGGTGGATGA